GGCTTTCCACAGCGGATTCGCGCTGCAGTCGCCGACCTGACCGAAAACCGCGATATCGCCACGACACTACGGATGCGCGGGCCAATGAGCGTGATCGGCGACGACCTGGCCGCACACGCTGAGCGGGCCATTCTGGAAGCGGTCAGCTACGCCGTCCGACGCTCTGGGGCAACACAATTGACCATCGCGGTGACCGTTGCCGACGCACTAGACGTCACGGTCACCGACGACGGCTGCGCAATCAGCGCCGAGAATGTGGGTCGCAACGGACTGGCCAACATGACATCCCGCGCCGAAGAGATCGGCGGGAACTGCTACCTCACAACACCACCGGGAGGCGGCACCGAAGTGAACTGGACCGCACCGTTGCTCGCCTGCCATTGACCTCAGGCCACCCCAGTGAACCGGCGCCGGGCTAGGCGGTCAGCACCGCGTAGGGCACCGACGCCACTGGCGGACCGCTGCGATCGCCGTGTTGAGCCCGCGGCGGCGTCCTGTTGCTGGATCGGTCCCCCCGAAACCGGGCCCCAGTTCGGCGAACATCCGCTCGCTGCGGGTCTCCGGAGCATCGTCGGCGGTATCGCGCAAGTAGCGGTCCGGCAGTGACAGTTTGGCGATGGTGCGCCACGTCTTGCCGTACTGCATCAGGAAAGAGCCTGTGGTGTAGGGCAAGTCGTACTTCTCGCAGACGTGCCTGACCCGCACCGAGATCTCGTGCAAACGGTTACTGGGCAGATCAGGGTAAAGGTGATGTTCGATCTGATAGCAGAGGTTGCCGCTCAGGAGCCGCAACACCGGCCCGGCCTCAAAGTTGGCACTGCCCAGCATCTGGCGCAGATACCACTGCCCCATCGTTTCGCTGATCATGTCGATCTTGCTGAATTTCTCTGCGCCATCAGGAAAGTGACCACAAAAGATCACCGCGTCGGCCCAGATGTTGCGGATCACATTAGCCAGCACGTTGGCCCTGAACACCGACTTATAGGTCGCCGCCGGCGACAGCGACGTCAGCGCCGGGAACGCGACGTAATCCTTGACCAACTGTCTGACGGCCTTGATCGAGAACTCACGCACCTGTTCCAACGTGATGTCGCGCTCCGCACCAGCCTTCAAGAGCTTGCCGAGCTCGATGGGCTGAAAACCAATTCCCCACTCAAAGCCGACCGCAAGGACGGCGTTGAACAGCAGGTTGCCGACGTTATACGGCTCCCACGGTTGATCACGAGTAACACGCAGGATCGCGTAGCCCACGTCGTCATCCATCCCGACGATGTTGGTGTACTTGTGATGCTGAAAGTTGTGGGTCGATCGCCAATGCTTAGACACCGCACTCATGTCCCACTCCCATGTCGAGGAATGGACCTCGGGATCATTCATCCAGTTCCACTGACCGTGCATCACGTTGTGGCCGATCTCCATATTCTCGATGATCTTCGCCACACCCAAGGTCACGGTTCCCGCCCACCACACCGAACGTTTGGAGGCACCGGCCAGCAGCAACCGACCGGCGACATCGAGGGCACGTTGCGCACCAATGGTGCGACGGATATAGCGCGCATCACGCTCACCCAGCGAATCCTCAATATCCAGCCGAATCGCATCCAGCTCAACACCCAGACTCTCGATGTCAGCCTCAGTCAAATGGGCGAAGGCCGGAATGTCAGTAATCGCCATGGTTTTCCCCTCTAAGTCTGGTTTCTGTGTCGGATTCCCCAGCATTGATCGGCAACGATGAACTCGGGGTTACCGCGGCTGTTGCGGCCAAGCCAACGACAAGCGTCCTATCGATAGGCCAGGCCACAACTGGCTACGGCTGTTTCGGTTCCTGCTAGGCAGCGGGCTCAGGTGTTTCCGATGCCTGTCCGGCTTACCCAATTTGTCAGCCCGCCAACATTATTCGTTGTTTTGACGGCGACCGGTGACTGCCCCGCGGTGATAAGAGGCGGCGGCTCGTCGCGGAGCGCGGCCTCGACCGTCCGAGCCCGGCCGTCACTGGATAAATCTGGCCGGTTAGTAGTAGTGGCGGCGGCCGCCGACAGCGTGTCCCGTCCGTCCCGCCACCGCGAGTATCACGCCGACCACCAGGAGGATGACCCCGATGACCAAGCAAATATGGGCGTAGGCGAAGGTGGGGACGAGGGCAGGGAGGAGCAGCCCGAGGACGATAAGGACGATTCCGAGAGTGATCATGACGTTACCTAGCTTCTTTCTAGAAGTTTGAAAAGAGAAGGCCCGAGTCGGAGCGTGAAGGTCTCATTCGGCTTGCTCTGCAACTGATTTGGGTTGCGTGCCGATCGTCGCGGCCTTGCGGGTGCGACGCGGCTTGTCCCGCCGGCACCGGTCACATGGCCGGCAAACCGACGGGCGAACCGGGTGAACGGGGTGTTGGTGGCCGTCCGAGTTCGGGGATAACCGGAGGAATATACGGCGCGAGCAAGACGCTCATCAAGTTCAGCGGCGTACAGCCAAACTCTCACCGGACTGGCTGAAGGACTCAGCAACAACAACATTACCCCTCTCGGGGACCCCCGGCTAGTTGACGGCCGAGCGCGGCACGGCCGCGGCGGTTCACCGCACGCTGCGCGCTGAGCAACCCCGTCGGTATGCCGCCGGGAGCCTGCGTAAAGTACGCTATACCTGCGCTGAATAATCTTGCTGGAACTGGACATCCACGCCGAGGCCCGGCGCCGTACACGAGTCAAATCGGCCCCCAGCCGTAGGGAGCCGATAAGGAAATTGGTCGCTACGCACAGTCCAATGCGCGTAGTGTCAAGGGGGCTGAGAATTTCAGCTGGTCCGGGATGAGTTCGGCCGTCCGCCGCCCAACTCAAGGAGCATCGGCTCCGAGCCCCCACACGCCGGTGATTAATAGCACGTCGGGTCACCCATGACCACTTCACGTGCTTGCCGTCAACCACCCACCTGCTGGCGCACCAGATTTCGACGACGGCTGCCGCGCGGGCTTCCTCACGCACAACAACGGCTTCGATTCCCTGATATCTGTGAAGGACGCGCCATGAGATTTTTGATCATTCTGGTCGCGGTGCTCCTCGTTGCCACCCTGATCGCGTTGCCACTGTCGATAAAAGTCGTGACCCAGTACGAGAAGGGTGTGTTATTCCGCCTCGGCAAGGTGGTCGGGGTTAAGGACCCCGGGCTGGCCGTGATCATCCCGGTCATCGATCGGCTGATTAAGGTGGCGCTGCGAATTGTGACGATGCCGATCCAGTCTCAGGGCATCATCACCCGCGACAACGTCAGCGTTGATATTTCGGCGGTCGCTTACTTCCGGGTTATCGACGCGGTGAAATCGGTGGTCGCCATCGAGAACGTCCACGCCGCGATCAACCAGATCGCGCAGACCACGCTGCGCAAGGTTGTCGGCCAGCACACCCTTGACCAGGCGCTGTCGGAGACCGACACCATCAACGCCGATATTCGAAAGATCCTCGACATCGCGACACTCGAATGGGGTGTCGAAGTGACACTGGTCGAGCTCAAGGATATCCAGTTGCCCGACAGCATGAAGCGCGCGATGGCTCGGCAGGCTGAGGCTGAGCGCGAGAAACGCGCCAAAATCATTGCGGCAGAGGGCGAGTCGATGGCCGCGGCCGCGTTGGGCGAGGCGTCGGACACGATGAT
The Mycobacterium sp. 050128 genome window above contains:
- a CDS encoding DUF6131 family protein — its product is MITLGIVLIVLGLLLPALVPTFAYAHICLVIGVILLVVGVILAVAGRTGHAVGGRRHYY
- a CDS encoding fatty acid desaturase family protein is translated as MAITDIPAFAHLTEADIESLGVELDAIRLDIEDSLGERDARYIRRTIGAQRALDVAGRLLLAGASKRSVWWAGTVTLGVAKIIENMEIGHNVMHGQWNWMNDPEVHSSTWEWDMSAVSKHWRSTHNFQHHKYTNIVGMDDDVGYAILRVTRDQPWEPYNVGNLLFNAVLAVGFEWGIGFQPIELGKLLKAGAERDITLEQVREFSIKAVRQLVKDYVAFPALTSLSPAATYKSVFRANVLANVIRNIWADAVIFCGHFPDGAEKFSKIDMISETMGQWYLRQMLGSANFEAGPVLRLLSGNLCYQIEHHLYPDLPSNRLHEISVRVRHVCEKYDLPYTTGSFLMQYGKTWRTIAKLSLPDRYLRDTADDAPETRSERMFAELGPGFGGTDPATGRRRGLNTAIAAVRQWRRCPTRC
- a CDS encoding slipin family protein; translation: MRFLIILVAVLLVATLIALPLSIKVVTQYEKGVLFRLGKVVGVKDPGLAVIIPVIDRLIKVALRIVTMPIQSQGIITRDNVSVDISAVAYFRVIDAVKSVVAIENVHAAINQIAQTTLRKVVGQHTLDQALSETDTINADIRKILDIATLEWGVEVTLVELKDIQLPDSMKRAMARQAEAEREKRAKIIAAEGESMAAAALGEASDTMMAHPLALQLRNLQTLVELGVEKNTTIVFPAPLMSAIGELGAFLARESAAAAPVPQPANANRADTSTQPGHRPANGRASESK
- a CDS encoding sensor histidine kinase: MNPFRAENVALGTDFLDHAGVALELDNALEHARHLTVLADRERIAHKLNDHVIQQIFAIGLDLQGTIARSRSSEIAARLNRSVTDLQNVIEDIRTTVFELHVTGTQRIGFPQRIRAAVADLTENRDIATTLRMRGPMSVIGDDLAAHAERAILEAVSYAVRRSGATQLTIAVTVADALDVTVTDDGCAISAENVGRNGLANMTSRAEEIGGNCYLTTPPGGGTEVNWTAPLLACH